In Candidatus Saccharimonadales bacterium, the following are encoded in one genomic region:
- a CDS encoding glutamine amidotransferase, with protein MNKKSITVLQLYPRDMNIYGDWGNVLVLKRRLEWHGYEVDLLDYNQGDSFPENVDIIIGGGGQDSGQNIIQADLLRIGPILKKLADSDTPMLMICGLYQLFGKFFKTKSGQVIEGIGLLDIETYAGDERLIGNITTTSIFGDIIGYENHSGQTFLGKDATPLGRVVKGAGNNGHDDTEGVRYKNIIGSYLHGSLLPKNPAIADFLIERAVVRRYGEFVPTVIDDRFADEARSRALMRPR; from the coding sequence ATGAATAAGAAGTCAATTACAGTCTTGCAGTTATACCCTCGTGATATGAATATTTATGGTGATTGGGGGAACGTTCTTGTCCTCAAGCGTCGTCTGGAATGGCACGGATATGAGGTAGATTTACTCGACTACAACCAAGGTGATTCCTTCCCAGAAAATGTTGATATTATCATCGGAGGTGGAGGGCAGGATTCTGGCCAGAATATTATTCAGGCCGACTTATTAAGAATTGGTCCAATATTAAAAAAATTAGCCGATAGTGACACGCCTATGCTGATGATATGTGGTCTGTATCAATTATTTGGAAAGTTTTTTAAAACAAAAAGCGGACAAGTTATTGAAGGGATCGGTTTACTGGACATCGAAACGTACGCTGGTGATGAGAGGCTTATTGGTAACATTACGACAACTAGTATATTTGGCGATATTATTGGATACGAAAATCATAGCGGCCAAACATTTCTTGGAAAAGATGCAACTCCTCTCGGACGAGTAGTAAAAGGAGCTGGCAATAATGGGCATGATGACACGGAAGGTGTTCGGTACAAAAATATTATCGGTAGCTATCTTCATGGCTCACTCTTACCAAAGAACCCTGCTATTGCCGACTTCTTGATTGAACGTGCTGTTGTTCGCCGTTATGGTGAGTTTGTACCGACAGTCATTGATGATAGGTTCGCAGATGAAGCTAGAAGTCGCGCGCTAATGCGACCCCGCTAA